The following proteins are encoded in a genomic region of Mycobacterium sp. 155:
- the leuA gene encoding 2-isopropylmalate synthase, producing the protein MTTPEISVDAYTSVRTITTPSGSRRDGQPSWNTQRGSAMPVSRYRTFAHEVPGGSPAFGTANVPFDRTWPDKVIGHAPMWCAVDLRDGNQALIDPMSPERKRRMFDLLVRMGYKEIEVGFPSASQTDYDFVREIIEQGAVPEDVTIQVLTQCRPELIARTFEACAGAPRVIVHFYNSTSILQRRVVFRADRDAVKKIATDGARMCVEEAKKYPGTLWRYEYSPESYTGTELEYAVDVCNAVAAVIQPTPEWPLIVNLPATVEMATPNVYADSIEWMNRHLTPRDSIILSLHPHNDRGTAVAAAELGYQAGADRIEGCLFGNGERTGNVCLVTLGMNLFSRGVDPQIDFSNIDEIRRTVEYCNQLPVHERHPYGGDLVYTAFSGSHQDAINKGLDQMKFDADAADKDMDDILWQVPYLPIDPKDVGRTYEAVIRVNSQSGKGGVAYIMKADHGLVLPRRLQIEFSREIQKLTDGEGGEVSPKEMWDVFSDEYLAPITPLERIRQKVTAAEVDGGTDTITAIVKINGEEREIVGAGNGPLAAFVDALGAVGYDVNVLDYSEHAMSSGEEAQAAAYVETSIGGKTVWGVGIATSITTASLRAVVSAVNRAARG; encoded by the coding sequence ATGACCACCCCCGAAATTTCTGTCGACGCCTATACCTCGGTACGCACCATCACCACACCGTCCGGTTCTCGCCGGGACGGTCAGCCTTCCTGGAACACCCAGCGCGGATCCGCGATGCCGGTCAGCCGGTACCGCACCTTCGCCCACGAGGTCCCGGGCGGAAGCCCGGCATTTGGCACAGCGAATGTTCCGTTTGACCGCACCTGGCCGGACAAGGTGATCGGGCACGCCCCGATGTGGTGTGCGGTCGACCTGCGCGACGGCAACCAGGCCCTGATCGACCCGATGAGCCCGGAGCGCAAGCGCCGGATGTTCGACCTGCTGGTCCGCATGGGCTACAAGGAGATCGAGGTCGGCTTCCCATCGGCCAGCCAGACCGACTACGACTTCGTCCGCGAGATCATCGAGCAGGGCGCCGTTCCCGAGGACGTCACCATCCAGGTGCTGACGCAGTGCCGGCCCGAGCTGATCGCACGCACCTTCGAGGCCTGCGCCGGCGCGCCGCGCGTCATCGTGCACTTCTACAACTCCACCTCGATCCTGCAGCGTCGCGTGGTGTTCCGCGCCGACCGCGACGCCGTCAAGAAAATCGCCACCGACGGTGCCCGCATGTGTGTCGAAGAAGCCAAGAAGTATCCCGGCACGCTGTGGCGGTACGAGTACTCTCCGGAGTCCTACACCGGTACCGAACTGGAATACGCCGTCGACGTCTGCAACGCAGTCGCCGCGGTGATCCAGCCCACGCCGGAATGGCCGCTGATCGTCAACCTGCCCGCCACCGTCGAGATGGCCACCCCCAACGTCTACGCCGACTCGATCGAGTGGATGAACCGGCACCTGACCCCGCGGGACAGCATCATCCTGAGCCTGCATCCACACAACGACCGCGGAACCGCCGTTGCCGCAGCAGAATTGGGCTACCAGGCCGGTGCCGACCGGATCGAGGGCTGCCTGTTCGGCAACGGTGAGCGGACCGGCAACGTCTGCCTGGTGACGCTGGGCATGAACCTGTTCTCCCGCGGCGTGGATCCGCAGATCGACTTCTCCAACATCGACGAGATCCGTCGGACCGTGGAGTACTGCAACCAGCTGCCTGTGCACGAGCGCCACCCCTACGGCGGTGATCTGGTGTACACCGCGTTCTCGGGCAGCCACCAGGACGCCATCAACAAGGGCCTGGACCAGATGAAATTCGATGCCGATGCCGCCGACAAAGACATGGACGACATCCTGTGGCAGGTGCCGTACCTGCCGATCGACCCCAAGGATGTGGGCCGGACCTACGAGGCCGTCATCCGGGTGAACTCGCAGTCCGGCAAGGGCGGCGTCGCCTACATCATGAAGGCCGATCACGGGCTGGTGCTGCCTCGCCGGCTGCAGATCGAGTTCAGCCGCGAGATCCAGAAGCTGACCGACGGCGAGGGTGGCGAGGTGTCGCCGAAGGAGATGTGGGACGTCTTCTCCGACGAGTACCTGGCGCCGATCACGCCGCTGGAGCGGATCCGCCAGAAGGTCACCGCGGCCGAGGTCGACGGCGGCACCGACACCATCACCGCGATCGTGAAGATCAACGGCGAGGAGCGCGAAATCGTCGGCGCCGGCAACGGTCCGCTGGCGGCATTCGTCGACGCCCTGGGTGCCGTCGGCTACGACGTCAACGTGCTGGACTACTCCGAGCACGCGATGTCCTCCGGTGAGGAAGCACAGGCCGCGGCCTATGTGGAGACGTCGATCGGCGGGAAGACCGTGTGGGGCGTCGGTATCGCGACGTCGATCACGACTGCGTCACTGCGGGCCGTCGTGTCCGCTGTGAACCGGGCGGCGCGGGGCTGA
- a CDS encoding XRE family transcriptional regulator encodes MSDIPLLRNQSGTARDRDPHASTDELEVEAAIGRNVRQLRQQHGLTVADMATRVGISKAMLSKIENAQTSCSLSTLTLLAKGLDVPVTSLFRGADVERPAAFVKAGTGAQIVREGTRAGHKYQLLSSLRGEHKRLECLHVTLTEKSQTYPLFQHPGTEFIYMLEGVMDYGHSRSVYRMYPGDALQIDGEGAHGPVDLVELPIQFLSVIAFPDSQV; translated from the coding sequence ATGAGCGACATTCCGCTACTCCGCAACCAGTCCGGCACAGCGCGTGACCGCGATCCGCACGCCTCGACCGACGAGCTGGAGGTCGAGGCCGCGATCGGGCGCAATGTGCGTCAGCTCCGTCAGCAGCACGGCCTGACGGTCGCCGACATGGCTACCCGGGTCGGTATATCCAAGGCCATGCTGTCCAAGATCGAGAACGCCCAAACGTCGTGCAGCCTCTCCACCCTGACGTTGTTGGCGAAGGGCCTGGACGTTCCGGTGACGAGCTTGTTCCGGGGTGCGGACGTGGAACGTCCGGCCGCGTTCGTCAAGGCAGGCACGGGTGCGCAGATCGTGCGTGAGGGCACCCGCGCCGGCCACAAATACCAGTTGCTGAGCTCGTTGCGCGGGGAGCACAAACGGCTCGAGTGCCTGCACGTGACGTTGACCGAGAAGAGCCAGACCTACCCGTTGTTCCAGCATCCGGGCACCGAGTTCATTTACATGCTCGAAGGCGTGATGGATTACGGCCACAGCCGCTCGGTGTACCGGATGTACCCCGGCGACGCACTGCAGATCGACGGCGAAGGCGCGCACGGACCTGTCGATCTGGTCGAGCTGCCGATCCAGTTCCTGTCGGTCATCGCGTTCCCGGATTCGCAGGTCTGA
- a CDS encoding SHOCT domain-containing protein: protein MDWGSTWDFLWHFLIIFAWIAYLLVLFQILGDLLWRDHQTSGWVKAIWVIFLIIFPWLTAFIYLIARGKGMAQRSATAAAAAKQETDAYIREAARRTPADEIADAKALLDAGTITADEYEMLKAKALR, encoded by the coding sequence GTGGACTGGGGATCGACGTGGGATTTTCTCTGGCACTTCCTGATCATCTTCGCCTGGATCGCTTACTTGCTCGTGCTGTTCCAGATTCTCGGCGACCTGCTCTGGCGTGACCATCAGACCTCCGGCTGGGTTAAGGCGATCTGGGTGATCTTCCTGATCATCTTCCCGTGGCTTACCGCATTCATATATCTGATTGCGCGCGGTAAGGGGATGGCCCAGCGCTCCGCCACCGCCGCCGCGGCTGCCAAACAGGAGACCGACGCCTACATCCGTGAGGCCGCCAGGCGTACACCGGCAGATGAGATCGCCGATGCGAAGGCCCTGCTCGATGCAGGCACCATCACCGCCGACGAGTACGAGATGTTGAAGGCCAAGGCACTCCGCTGA